One stretch of Macaca nemestrina isolate mMacNem1 chromosome 17, mMacNem.hap1, whole genome shotgun sequence DNA includes these proteins:
- the LOC105476753 gene encoding kinesin-like protein KIF2B produces the protein MASQFCLPVSPRLSPLKPLKPHFGDIQVGIYVAIQRSDKRMHLAVVTEINRENSWVTVEWVEKAVKKGKKIDLETILLLNPSLDSAEDPVPVPPLAPAPSSAIGDQSTATKRVVMIPQKNKTASGDSLDVRVPSKPCLMKQKKSPCLQEIEKVQKQREKRRRLQQEIRARRALDVNTTNPNYEIVHMIEEYRRHLDSSKISVLEPPQEHRICVCVRKRPLNQRETTLKDLDIITVPSDNVVMVHESKQKVDLTRYLENQTFCFDHAFDDKASNELVYQFTAQPLVESIFRKGMSTCFAYGQTGSGKTYTMGGDFAGRAQDRSKGIYALVAQDVFLLLRNSIYEKLDLKVYGTFFEIYGGKVYDLLNWKKKLQVLEDGNQQIQVVGLQEQEVCCVEEVLNLVEIGNSCRTSRQTSVNAHSSRSHAVFQIILKSGGKLHGKFSLVDLAGNERGADTTKASRKRQLEGAEINKSLLALKECILALGQNKPHTPFRASKLTQVLRDSFIGQNSSTCMIATISPGMTSCENTLNTLRYANRVKELNADGRPYHRGLYPNGHEASRMLKSHIGNSEMSLQRDEFIKIPCVQSEEQQKEIEDVERSTLLGKDTTTSRKGSSQWLENIQERTGGVNHDVDFCIAQSLSILEQKIGVLTEIQKKLKLLRADLHVKSKVE, from the coding sequence ATGGCCAGTCAGTTCTGCCTCCCTGTATCCCCACGCCTCTCGCCCCTGAAACCCTTGAAGCCACATTTCGGAGACATCCAAGTGGGCATCTACGTGGCGATCCAGCGCAGCGACAAGCGGATGCACCTCGCTGTGGTCACAGAGATCAACAGAGAAAATTCTTGGGTCACGGTAGAGTGGGTGGAGAAAGCAGTCAAAAAAGGCAAGAAGATTGACCTGGAGACCATACTCCTGCTGAATCCATCTCTGGACTCTGCTGAAGACCCCGTGCCCGTACCCCCTTTGGCTCCCGCGCCCTCTTCGGCCATCGGGGACCAGAGTACCGCCACGAAACGGGTTGTGATGATCCcgcagaaaaacaaaacagcctcAGGGGACAGCCTGGACGTGAGGGTCCCCAGCAAACCTTGTCTGATGAAGCAGAAAAAGTCTCCCTGCCTCCAGGAAATCGAGAAAGTGCAGAAGCAGCGGGAAAAGCGCAGGCGGCTGCAGCAGGAGATCCGAGCTAGACGCGCCCTCGATGTCAACACCACAAACCCCAACTACGAGATCGTGCACATGATCGAAGAGTATCGCAGGCACCTGGACAGCAGCAAGATCTCAGTCCTGGAGCCCCCGCAAGAACATCGCATCTGCGTCTGCGTGAGGAAGCGGCCTCTCAACCAGCGAGAGACCACCTTGAAGGACCTGGATATCATCACCGTCCCCTCGGACAATGTGGTTATGGTGCATGAGTCCAAGCAAAAGGTGGACCTCACTCGCTACCTGGAGAACCAGACCTTCTGTTTCGACCATGCCTTCGACGACAAAGCCTCCAACGAGTTGGTGTACCAGTTCACCGCCCAGCCACTGGTGGAGTCCATCTTCCGCAAGGGCATGTCCACCTGCTTTGCCTACGGGCAGACGGGCAGTGGGAAGACGTACACTATGGGTGGAGACTTTGCAGGAAGGGCCCAAGATCGTTCTAAGGGCATTTATGCTCTGGTGGCACAGGACGTCTTTCTCCTGCTCAGAAACTCCATATATGAGAAGCTGGACCTCAAAGTCTATGGGACATTTTTTGAGATTTATGGGGGCAAGGTGTATGATTTGTTGAACTGGAAGAAGAAACTGCAAGTCCTTGAGGATGGCAATCAGCAAATCCAAGTGGTCGGGCTGCAGGAGCAAGAGGTGTGTTGTGTGGAGGAAGTGCTGAACCTGGTGGAAATAGGGAATAGCTGTCGGACTTCCAGGCAAACATCTGTCAACGCTCACTCATCCAGGAGCCACGCAGTTTTCCAGATCATCCTGAAGTCGGGAGGGAAACTGCATGGCAAGTTTTCCCTGGTTGATTTAGCTGGGAATGAAAGGGGAGCTGATACGACCAAGGCCAGCCGGAAACGGCAGCTGGAAGGGGCAGAGATTAACAAGAGTCTCCTAGCCCTCAAAGAATGTATTCTGGCTTTGGGTCAGAACAAGCCTCATACCCCATTCAGAGCCAGCAAACTCACACAGGTGCTCCGGGACTCCTTTATAGGCCAGAACTCCTCCACTTGCATGATTGCTACTATCTCTCCAGGGATGACCTCTTGTGAAAACACCCTCAACACTTTAAGATATGCAAACAGAGTAAAAGAATTAAATGCAGATGGAAGGCCCTACCATCGTGGCCTCTATCCAAATGGACATGAGGCATCAAGGATGTTGAAAAGTCACATCGGAAATTCAGAAATGTCCCTTCAGAGGGATGAATTTATTAAAATACCTTGTGTACAGAGTGAGGAGCAGCAGAAAGAGATTGAAGATGTTGAAAGATCTACTCTTTTAGGGAAGGATACCACAACTTCAAGGAAGGGATCTAGCCAATGGTTGGAGAACATCCAGGAGAGAACTGGAGGAGTAAACCatgatgttgatttttgtattgcCCAGTCTTTGTCCATTTTGGAGCAGAAAATCGGTGTTCTGACCGAGATccaaaagaaactgaaattatTACGAGCTGACCTCCACGTGAAGAGCAAGGTAGAGTGA